A section of the Schistosoma haematobium chromosome ZW, whole genome shotgun sequence genome encodes:
- the HBS1L_1 gene encoding HBS1-like protein (EggNog:ENOG410V4UP~COG:J) codes for MLMYAALCVPQARPTEGINHADTSLLNLSLSQKLTISSHSDERSNFLRTPGNNSATPSKPIDRHSLVNEYSKLHKESAEKEIINLIVMGHVDAGKSTLMGNLLCLLGHVSSKQLAKYQWDAQKLGKASFAYAWILDQTSEERNRGVTMDIAQTSFETKSKRVALMDAPGHKDFVPQVIGGATQADAALLVINATRGEFETGIGAGGQTREHARLARLLGVSRLIVAVNKMDTVEWCQSRFNEIQTQISSFLKSMNFSGVVYCPVSGLVGANLVPQNLSNSSKNTSETGSNLFAWYTGPSLLELIDSIPSPDRTVDGPFRFVVSDIFKPAGSSVPMVAGRVISGAISSGVNIPTSKVICLPSDVRTCVKSIRSLCNTRTGQNDAEGDLGGKLLDQVVKFAFAGDQVALMLTDIDPFQTLIPGDLLTDPDNLIQPSTCISAKLLVFSIQQPITKGYPRWMVYEIRLHFNSRFVFSDIFFIYSYILL; via the exons ATGTTGATGTATGCAGCTTTATGTGTACCTCAAGCACGTCCTACGGAAGGGATCAATCATGCTGATACATCATTATTAAATTTATCTCTTTCTCAGAAATTGACTATCTCTAGTCATTCTGATGAACGTTCTAACTTCTTACGTACTCCGGGCAATAATTCAGCAACTCCTAGTAAACCCATTGACCGGCATTCTTTGGTAAACGAATATTCTAAATTGCATAAAGAGTCAGCAGAAAAAGAGATTATTAATCTTATCGTTATGG gaCATGTGGATGCTGGTAAAAGTACTCTAATGGGAAATCTACTTTGTTTGTTGGGACATGTTTCTAGCAAACAATTAGCTAAATACCAATGGGATGCACAAAAACTGGGCAAAGCATCATTCGCCTATGCATGGATTCTAGATCAAACTTCAGAGGAAAGAAATCGTGGCGTTACAATGGATATTGCACAAACTTCATTTGAAACAAAATCAAAACGA GTTGCTCTAATGGATGCTCCTGGACATAAGGATTTTGTTCCACAAGTTATTGGCGGTGCGACTCAAGCTGATGCTGCTCTCCTAGTTATCAATGCTACTCGGGGTGAATTTGAAACTGGAATTGGTGCTGGAGGTCAGACAAGGGAACATGCTCGATTGGCTCGTTTATTAGGAGTTTCTCGTTTAATTGTCGCTGTAAACAAAATGGATACAGTAGAATGGTGTCAGTCACGATTCAATGAAATTCAGACACAAATATCTAGTTTTTTAAAATCTATGAATTTTTCCGGAGTTGTGTATTGTCCAGTATCTGGGTTAGTCGGGGCTAACTTAGTACCTCAAAACTTGTCCAATAGCAGTAAAAATACGTCAGAGACAGGTTCTAACCTGTTTGCGTGGTATACGGGACCTTCGTTACTCGAACTTATCG atTCAATTCCATCACCAGATAGAACTGTTGACGGACCTTTTCGTTTTGTTGTCAGTGATATATTTAAACCTGCTGGTTCCAGTGTACCAATGGTTGCTGGACGAGTTATATCTGGAGCTATTTCTAGTGGTGTAAATATACCTACAAGTAAAGTTATTTGTTTGCCAAGTGATGTACGAACTTGTGTGAAATCTATCAGATCATTGTGTAATACTCGTACAGGTCAAAATGATGCTGAAG GTGATCTTGGAGGCAAATTGTTAGATCAAGTTGTTAAATTTGCATTTGCCGGTGATCAAGTGGCGTTGATGTTAACAGACATTGATCCATTTCAAACTCTTATTCCTGGTGATTTACTTACTGATCCAGACAATCTAATACAACCATCCACTTGTATTTCAGCTAAATTGTTAGTATTCTCTATACAGCAACCTATTACGAAAGGTTATCCT CGTTGGATGGTTTATGAGATACGCCTACATTTCAACAGTCGATTTGTATTCTCCGATATTTTCTTCATATATA GTTATATACTATTATAA
- the HBS1L_1 gene encoding HBS1-like protein, variant 3 (EggNog:ENOG410V4UP~COG:J), whose product MSRHRNIRALCDDDVDTYDEAFASSVDDDYTISPNTSERYIYNPDSVFKQDISVSLKNVKPLSFTAEDFPENDSKNLKPEDSPGVVSGRIGSCQAFDFSAPKTNEVTGQNDSVHGSDEVFGNSDLFDSSNFKRLNTSVVGEDNLVNSTISVNKSKVEELDFELLDRLTSQSSSAQQSFEKPFKTTVSVQDTTNRLKSKSTDLHFLSKTTNLFSSNCSISKLAGITTYDIPTKNINSAGCLIGYKTPSFFGLLMSSYTADKSKGFDGMLSRFSNIIVRTRSPIYNYLFAPRTVSGFVFDIPEPKTFERGGSKLASVTTKPCSQRKLTAHALCVPQARPTEGINHADTSLLNLSLSQKLTISSHSDERSNFLRTPGNNSATPSKPIDRHSLVNEYSKLHKESAEKEIINLIVMGHVDAGKSTLMGNLLCLLGHVSSKQLAKYQWDAQKLGKASFAYAWILDQTSEERNRGVTMDIAQTSFETKSKRVALMDAPGHKDFVPQVIGGATQADAALLVINATRGEFETGIGAGGQTREHARLARLLGVSRLIVAVNKMDTVEWCQSRFNEIQTQISSFLKSMNFSGVVYCPVSGLVGANLVPQNLSNSSKNTSETGSNLFAWYTGPSLLELIDSIPSPDRTVDGPFRFVVSDIFKPAGSSVPMVAGRVISGAISSGVNIPTSKVICLPSDVRTCVKSIRSLCNTRTGQNDAEGDLGGKLLDQVVKFAFAGDQVALMLTDIDPFQTLIPGDLLTDPDNLIQPSTCISAKLLVFSIQQPITKGYPVIYYYNCANVAATITKLKSMTRRENKMEKVVRKPRCLLGNCTANVELTFERPICIEVYEKCKPLGRFMLRVGGESIAGGTVTKLIPSKKEPSC is encoded by the exons ATGTCGCGGCACAGAAACATAAGAGCGTTGTGTGATGATG ATGTCGATACTTATGACGAAGCCTTCGCTAGTTCAGTTGATGATGACTATACAATATCCCCGAACACATCAGAACGATACATATATAATCCGGACAGTGTATTCAAGCAAGACATATCAGTATCTTTAAAGAATGTCAAACCATTAAGTTTCACAGCGGAAGATTTCCCGGAAAATGATTCCAAAAACCTTAAACCAG AAGATTCTCCTGGAGTTGTGTCTGGACGAATAGGGTCTTGTCAGGCATTTGATTTCTCCGCACCAAAAACTAACGAAGTTACGGGTCAAAATGATAGCGTGCATGGCTCTGATGAGGTGTTTGGCAACAGTGATCTTTTTGACTCAA GtaattttaaacgtttgaaCACAAGTGTCGTTGGGGAAGATAACTTAGTGAACAGTACAATTTCTGTAAATAAGTCCAAAGTAGAGGAGTTGGATTTTGAGTTGCTTGATCGTTTAACTTCACAATCCTCTTCAGCTCAACAGTCGTTTGAGAAGCCTTTTAAAACCACAGTTAGTGTACAAGATACCACAAATCGCCTTAAGTCGAAATCAACTGACCTTCATTTTTTGTCGAAAACAACTAACCTTTTTAGCTCCAACTGTAGTATTTCAAAGTTAGCTGGCATTACAACTTATGATATTCCGACAAAAAATATTAACAGTGCTGGGTGTCTCATAGGGTATAAAACTCCTAGTTTCTTTGGCTTGTTGATGTCATCGTATACCGCTGATAAATCGAAAGGATTTGATGGAATGTTATCAAGGTTTTCAAACATTATAGTCCGCACCCGTTCACCCATTTATAACTACCTATTCGCACCTCGTACTGTCTCTGGATTTGTTTTCGATATTCCGGAGCCAAAGACTTTTGAACGTGGTGGTTCAAAACTAGCTAGTGTAACGACAAAGCCGTGCAGTCAACGGAAACTCACAGCACATG CTTTATGTGTACCTCAAGCACGTCCTACGGAAGGGATCAATCATGCTGATACATCATTATTAAATTTATCTCTTTCTCAGAAATTGACTATCTCTAGTCATTCTGATGAACGTTCTAACTTCTTACGTACTCCGGGCAATAATTCAGCAACTCCTAGTAAACCCATTGACCGGCATTCTTTGGTAAACGAATATTCTAAATTGCATAAAGAGTCAGCAGAAAAAGAGATTATTAATCTTATCGTTATGG gaCATGTGGATGCTGGTAAAAGTACTCTAATGGGAAATCTACTTTGTTTGTTGGGACATGTTTCTAGCAAACAATTAGCTAAATACCAATGGGATGCACAAAAACTGGGCAAAGCATCATTCGCCTATGCATGGATTCTAGATCAAACTTCAGAGGAAAGAAATCGTGGCGTTACAATGGATATTGCACAAACTTCATTTGAAACAAAATCAAAACGA GTTGCTCTAATGGATGCTCCTGGACATAAGGATTTTGTTCCACAAGTTATTGGCGGTGCGACTCAAGCTGATGCTGCTCTCCTAGTTATCAATGCTACTCGGGGTGAATTTGAAACTGGAATTGGTGCTGGAGGTCAGACAAGGGAACATGCTCGATTGGCTCGTTTATTAGGAGTTTCTCGTTTAATTGTCGCTGTAAACAAAATGGATACAGTAGAATGGTGTCAGTCACGATTCAATGAAATTCAGACACAAATATCTAGTTTTTTAAAATCTATGAATTTTTCCGGAGTTGTGTATTGTCCAGTATCTGGGTTAGTCGGGGCTAACTTAGTACCTCAAAACTTGTCCAATAGCAGTAAAAATACGTCAGAGACAGGTTCTAACCTGTTTGCGTGGTATACGGGACCTTCGTTACTCGAACTTATCG atTCAATTCCATCACCAGATAGAACTGTTGACGGACCTTTTCGTTTTGTTGTCAGTGATATATTTAAACCTGCTGGTTCCAGTGTACCAATGGTTGCTGGACGAGTTATATCTGGAGCTATTTCTAGTGGTGTAAATATACCTACAAGTAAAGTTATTTGTTTGCCAAGTGATGTACGAACTTGTGTGAAATCTATCAGATCATTGTGTAATACTCGTACAGGTCAAAATGATGCTGAAG GTGATCTTGGAGGCAAATTGTTAGATCAAGTTGTTAAATTTGCATTTGCCGGTGATCAAGTGGCGTTGATGTTAACAGACATTGATCCATTTCAAACTCTTATTCCTGGTGATTTACTTACTGATCCAGACAATCTAATACAACCATCCACTTGTATTTCAGCTAAATTGTTAGTATTCTCTATACAGCAACCTATTACGAAAGGTTATCCT GTTATATACTATTATAATTGTGCCAATGTAGCCGCCACTATTACTAAATTAAAATCCATGACTCGTCGAGAAAACAAAATGGAAAAAGTTGTTCGAAAACCAAG ATGTCTTCTTGGTAATTGTACAGCAAATGTAGAGTTAACATTTGAAAGACCAATATGTATAGAAGTTTATGAAAAATGTAAACCTCTTGGACGATTTATGCTTCGTGTTGGCGGTGAATCAATTGCTGGTGGTACTGTAACTAAG TTAATTCCATCAAAAAAGGAACCATCTTGTTGA
- the HBS1L_1 gene encoding HBS1-like protein, variant 2 (EggNog:ENOG410V4UP~COG:J) gives MSRHRNIRALCDDDVDTYDEAFASSVDDDYTISPNTSERYIYNPDSVFKQDISVSLKNVKPLSFTAEDFPENDSKNLKPEDSPGVVSGRIGSCQAFDFSAPKTNEVTGQNDSVHGSDEVFGNSDLFDSTLCVPQARPTEGINHADTSLLNLSLSQKLTISSHSDERSNFLRTPGNNSATPSKPIDRHSLVNEYSKLHKESAEKEIINLIVMGHVDAGKSTLMGNLLCLLGHVSSKQLAKYQWDAQKLGKASFAYAWILDQTSEERNRGVTMDIAQTSFETKSKRVALMDAPGHKDFVPQVIGGATQADAALLVINATRGEFETGIGAGGQTREHARLARLLGVSRLIVAVNKMDTVEWCQSRFNEIQTQISSFLKSMNFSGVVYCPVSGLVGANLVPQNLSNSSKNTSETGSNLFAWYTGPSLLELIDSIPSPDRTVDGPFRFVVSDIFKPAGSSVPMVAGRVISGAISSGVNIPTSKVICLPSDVRTCVKSIRSLCNTRTGQNDAEGDLGGKLLDQVVKFAFAGDQVALMLTDIDPFQTLIPGDLLTDPDNLIQPSTCISAKLLVFSIQQPITKGYPVIYYYNCANVAATITKLKSMTRRENKMEKVVRKPRCLLGNCTANVELTFERPICIEVYEKCKPLGRFMLRVGGESIAGGTVTKLIPSKKEPSC, from the exons ATGTCGCGGCACAGAAACATAAGAGCGTTGTGTGATGATG ATGTCGATACTTATGACGAAGCCTTCGCTAGTTCAGTTGATGATGACTATACAATATCCCCGAACACATCAGAACGATACATATATAATCCGGACAGTGTATTCAAGCAAGACATATCAGTATCTTTAAAGAATGTCAAACCATTAAGTTTCACAGCGGAAGATTTCCCGGAAAATGATTCCAAAAACCTTAAACCAG AAGATTCTCCTGGAGTTGTGTCTGGACGAATAGGGTCTTGTCAGGCATTTGATTTCTCCGCACCAAAAACTAACGAAGTTACGGGTCAAAATGATAGCGTGCATGGCTCTGATGAGGTGTTTGGCAACAGTGATCTTTTTGACTCAA CTTTATGTGTACCTCAAGCACGTCCTACGGAAGGGATCAATCATGCTGATACATCATTATTAAATTTATCTCTTTCTCAGAAATTGACTATCTCTAGTCATTCTGATGAACGTTCTAACTTCTTACGTACTCCGGGCAATAATTCAGCAACTCCTAGTAAACCCATTGACCGGCATTCTTTGGTAAACGAATATTCTAAATTGCATAAAGAGTCAGCAGAAAAAGAGATTATTAATCTTATCGTTATGG gaCATGTGGATGCTGGTAAAAGTACTCTAATGGGAAATCTACTTTGTTTGTTGGGACATGTTTCTAGCAAACAATTAGCTAAATACCAATGGGATGCACAAAAACTGGGCAAAGCATCATTCGCCTATGCATGGATTCTAGATCAAACTTCAGAGGAAAGAAATCGTGGCGTTACAATGGATATTGCACAAACTTCATTTGAAACAAAATCAAAACGA GTTGCTCTAATGGATGCTCCTGGACATAAGGATTTTGTTCCACAAGTTATTGGCGGTGCGACTCAAGCTGATGCTGCTCTCCTAGTTATCAATGCTACTCGGGGTGAATTTGAAACTGGAATTGGTGCTGGAGGTCAGACAAGGGAACATGCTCGATTGGCTCGTTTATTAGGAGTTTCTCGTTTAATTGTCGCTGTAAACAAAATGGATACAGTAGAATGGTGTCAGTCACGATTCAATGAAATTCAGACACAAATATCTAGTTTTTTAAAATCTATGAATTTTTCCGGAGTTGTGTATTGTCCAGTATCTGGGTTAGTCGGGGCTAACTTAGTACCTCAAAACTTGTCCAATAGCAGTAAAAATACGTCAGAGACAGGTTCTAACCTGTTTGCGTGGTATACGGGACCTTCGTTACTCGAACTTATCG atTCAATTCCATCACCAGATAGAACTGTTGACGGACCTTTTCGTTTTGTTGTCAGTGATATATTTAAACCTGCTGGTTCCAGTGTACCAATGGTTGCTGGACGAGTTATATCTGGAGCTATTTCTAGTGGTGTAAATATACCTACAAGTAAAGTTATTTGTTTGCCAAGTGATGTACGAACTTGTGTGAAATCTATCAGATCATTGTGTAATACTCGTACAGGTCAAAATGATGCTGAAG GTGATCTTGGAGGCAAATTGTTAGATCAAGTTGTTAAATTTGCATTTGCCGGTGATCAAGTGGCGTTGATGTTAACAGACATTGATCCATTTCAAACTCTTATTCCTGGTGATTTACTTACTGATCCAGACAATCTAATACAACCATCCACTTGTATTTCAGCTAAATTGTTAGTATTCTCTATACAGCAACCTATTACGAAAGGTTATCCT GTTATATACTATTATAATTGTGCCAATGTAGCCGCCACTATTACTAAATTAAAATCCATGACTCGTCGAGAAAACAAAATGGAAAAAGTTGTTCGAAAACCAAG ATGTCTTCTTGGTAATTGTACAGCAAATGTAGAGTTAACATTTGAAAGACCAATATGTATAGAAGTTTATGAAAAATGTAAACCTCTTGGACGATTTATGCTTCGTGTTGGCGGTGAATCAATTGCTGGTGGTACTGTAACTAAG TTAATTCCATCAAAAAAGGAACCATCTTGTTGA